The Saccopteryx leptura isolate mSacLep1 chromosome 2, mSacLep1_pri_phased_curated, whole genome shotgun sequence genome has a window encoding:
- the HSPB8 gene encoding heat shock protein beta-8, which translates to MADGQMPFPCHYPSRLRRDPFRDSPLSSRLLDDGFGMDPFPDDLTAAWPDWTLPRLSSAWPGSLRAGTMPRVPIPTSRFGVPVDGRSPPPFPGEPWKVCVNVHSFKPEELMVKTKDRYVEVSGKHEEKQQEGGIVSKNFTKKIQLPAEVDPATVFASLSPEGLLIIEAPQVPPYSPFGESSFNNELPQDSQEVTCT; encoded by the exons ATGGCCGATGGTCAGATGCCCTTCCCCTGCCACTACCCAAGCCGCCTGCGCCGAGACCCCTTCCGAGACTCACCCCTCTCCTCCCGCCTGCTGGATGATGGCTTCGGCATGGACCCCTTCCCCGACGACTTGACTGCAGCTTGGCCCGACTGGACCCTGCCTAGACTCTCTTCGGCCTGGCCAGGGTCCCTGAGGGCTGGCACCATGCCCCGGGTGCCCATCCCCACATCCAGGTTTGGGGTCCCTGTTGACGGCAGGAGCCCGCCACCCTTCCCTGGAGAGCCCTGGAAAGTGTGTGTTAACGTGCACAGCTTCAAGCCAGAGGAGCTGATGGTGAAGACCAAGGACAGATATGTGGAGGTGTCTG gCAAACATGAAGAGAAGCAGCAAGAAGGAGGCATCGTTTCCAAGAACTTCACAAAGAAAATCCA GCTCCCTGCAGAGGTGGATCCGGCAACAGTATTTGCCTCACTTTCCCCAGAGGGCCTGCTGATCATCGAGGCTCCCCAGGTCCCCCCTTATTCACCATTTGGAGAGAGCAGCTTCAACAACGAGCTTCCCCAAGACAGCCAGGAAGTCACCTGTACTTGA